The Mangifera indica cultivar Alphonso unplaced genomic scaffold, CATAS_Mindica_2.1 Un_0020, whole genome shotgun sequence genome contains the following window.
CCCTTGATTGTTGAGAACTTATGAACATCTTAGCATCCGGAAGATAGTTCTGACTTTAGTATAATGTTTTTGGGTTTCAGCTAAAATGGCTTCTGGAAGAAGTGCTTTTAGGCTCTCAAAACCTCTGATTGGAGAAGATGGGAAGATTTATGCTTGTTCAGAGAAGACTTTGTTTGCATTTGAAAGTAATGGCTCCGTTGCTTGGTCCTTGGATTTAGATTTTAAATGCAACATTGGTATGGCTCCAGTTCATGGCGGAAAAGGAAAggtaattaattcatttataatcaGGCAAATGGCAAACCTGCTTACAACTGTAATGCTTCTTGCTGTGTTTTGTGTTAGCACCACGAAGCTACAGGATTGTCTTGTTTATTGCATCTTGAAAGAACTTTTTCAAACTGGAGACATTTGGCACACAAAATCTAGTCTACTATCTATGGTCCTTATGATTTCCTAGACttctttatgtaaaattttttagaaatctTATATGATTATTGATTACAGAAGTTGTTGGCAGATATATTTGGTTGCAGAAGACAGGGTGATTAAggttaattttatgaaaatgggAAATTCTGAATCTGCGCCACAAGTTTTTTTTGGTGAAGGACCAGGAGAAGAGGTAGCAGGTGAAATTAGTGGGCTTGCTGTGAGCACATTTGGTTCAACTGTTTTTATCAATGTTAAAAATAGGGGACTTTATGCATTCATGACTAGTGGAGAAGTACTTTGGAGTGCTGGGCCAAAGCAGTTTCAGTCAGACTATCATCAAGGTTGTAGAAAAAGTGTTGCAGattgttatttttcttcacATCCTGTGATTGATGAATGTGAAGCTAATGTATATGTAAGGCCATTTCATCCCtaatcttccattttttttgcaatttcctCTAAATATAAGATGTGTTAGAATTTATCATGATTTACTTCGCACATAAGGAGCTTATTCGACATTGATTATTTGCTGATGGCATGTATAGATTCTGTGCATTTGCAGATATCAAACACTCAAGGTGAACtttattcaatttcatttcGTAGTCCTCATTACAATTGGGTCCAGGATTTTAGTTCCTTCGGCAAAATGTTAACAATCACCTCAGGAAACAACGGTTGCTTGTATGTAACTATACCTGTTAAGGCTTTAGTATTTGCGCTTGATGCTTCTTCAGGAAATGTTTTGTGGCAGAGAAGTATTGGCCCCATTAGTTCTGCAGAATATGCACCAGTTGTTGACTCTAATGGTAAATTTGTGTTCCATGATGTCCTCAACTCAGTCTCCTCTTAATGCATCCTTTTATGACTAAATAAGCTTTCCACCACCTTGATTGATTCCTTTTATTATTCTAACTCTTCATCATAATGGCAATAAATGGTTCCTCAATGTACATGCATCAGTATTCAATGAACATAGTGAACTTATTCACCATCAACTCGACCTTAAACTCATCGATGTAACAGGATGGATATCTGTTGGTTCATTGGATGGCTTCCTGTACTCATTTTCTCCAACCGGAAGTCttcacaaattttcaaaatcagatACAATGGATTCAGTGATCCAGGTTAGCCCACTTCTTGATTGTTCAGGATATGCCGTATATATATCCCAGACAAAGATGAGTGGAAAATTTATCCACACAAATGGTGAATATACATATGTCTCCACTATGAAACCTGAAAGTGTAGTCTTCTCCTTGATGGCTCCAGCAACGGGGTCTGTTTACTGGTCTGAAATCTATCCGGGTAATTGCAGCTTTTGATTTTTGATGTTCAAAGTTTGGTTTTATATGGTTGATTTCATTTGCCTTCTATGTTATCATCATACTAGTAGTTTTTGCTTTACAGACCCTAAGTCTAAATTCTCTCAGCGTTTGATGATTGCAGGCGAATTCTCATCCTTGTTATCCAAAAGTGACCTGCAGCGTTTTGATCCGGATGAGAGTCTTGTTCTTGCTTTTGTCACTGCTGCAAGTGAGGTTTACTACATTCATAAATGttgaaaatcatatattaacttGCAATGAAAATTATCTGGCCATACTATTAGAAGAATAAGGAATTGTTGATTTTATGTTGTCGTATTGCTAAGCTTACATCTGGGTTCTTCTGAATAATGCAGAGACAGGCAACACACTGCAATGCCGAACGATTGGTAATCATTGAtgtaatgacaaaataaaaatttctttacTTGATAATGTGCATTATGTTTGATTCTTCATCTGTTACAGGTCAGAAGGTTGCAGCTAGTTGTTCTCAAACAAGGCCTAAGAGGCCTGGTATCTACATAGGTAAGTAGGCGGTATTTAAGCAAGAAAGTTTAAAATACATATGGGAAAACAATTATGAAAGAAAACACTTCCTGCAGGTAATGAAAGGGCAGTTGTGCTGTTCCTGTTTTTTGAGTCAGTGGTCTTGTTAGTTTTAGCTGTACTAGTGAGGTTCTGTTGCACATTTTGGAGGAAAAAGAAGCTGCAAGGCCAAAACTTTGGAAATTTTCTGGATAAGAGAGTAAGCTCTGGAATTTCCTCCTTTTCATTCTAGCAATTCACTTCCATTGGCAATTTTTTGTTCACTCTTTCAGCCTTTCAGCGTTCGCTCCAACTCAAGAAGAAAGCATTCGATAGAACAATCACCGAGCTTGAGCAGAAGGCTGTGGAGGAAGCAGTAACCGGTGAAGTGATTGAAAAGCTCAGCAGTTTGGTGCAAGAAAGGAAAGGCGTTGAGAGAAAACTCTCAACAACTTATAGTTTAGGCAGGGATACTGCAGGTTCATATTCAAAGTCTCTCCTGCCAGTATATGATGCTAAAACCAGAAGCTATTCATTTCAAGGGGCAAAGAAGGAGAGTGTTACCATCTTTCACACTCTGAGTGACACATCTTCGGGCAGCACAGAAATAGAAAACAGTTGGGATTCTGAAGAAGATAACAATCAGGTTGCAGCTAACACAAACGCTAAAGCAAAAGCACCCATTGAAGCAGAGAGTTCAAGTGATGATGTGGTCTTTATGCATCACAGGATAAGTCCATCAGAGCCAGCTTCAAGCTCCAGGCGATTCATTAGTCCATTATTCGTGGAGCAAGAGGGGGAGGTGGTGGAGTCCATGTCCATGTCAAGTGTCTTAAAGAGGAGAAAAGCCTTGTCTTCAACAAAGTAGAATCTACACAAAAATTTGATTACACCATGTAATGTTAATCATCAGCATCAAAACTGATAACCCAAGTTGAAGAATGGTTCAGGAGAAGAATAATTTGTGAGAGCTTATGCATGTTGGTATTGATAGACACCATTATAGTGATTACAAAAAACAATTTCACTTATACAATAGTTTGGAATTTGATATAAACATCAGAAAAATTACAtcttaaaaagtaaattattaagattagaacgcttaaaatcatataaatctcAAGATACCATATTTTCCTATGAGATCCAAATTCCATACCTGCTCTTGTATCCTAACAGAATCTTTACAAAAATCATTAGCGACTGTGCCTGGCAATAATTACTGAAGGAAGGAATTAAACGACATGtcgtttaaatttaaactacttTATGACATGTCGTCTTATAGTTCATAAGTATACGACATATCGTATAGAAAAGTCAAAATACGACAACTGAAGTCCACCCTGTTCCGCGACACAGCCGATATTACCCCGGCCAATATCATGAGTGGTAAAGGGGaatggaaagagagagagagagagacaaagaTCTATAATCGTTGATTCAGACACTACTTTGAGCTATACATGGTTTTTCAAAGAAggtaaaaaccctaatttcaactTTCTCTTGTCTGTTTGGCTGCGGCGAAATTCGAGAAAAACAATGAGTAAccattttatcttttcttttatttgttatgGATGCAAAATTGTAGCTTAATTTAGTGTGACGGTTCATTTCTCGCTACTCAAGCTAATACCAGATTCCTTTCTTCTGTTtgcttttcttcaaattatttttctttcggTGATCTGCGTAGCTTTACATGCCTTAAATGAAACCCTAATCACCATGGAAACCTTGAATGAGAAGAGAGGAATTTGAATTATAGTATTGTAGGTTAAAGCCAAAACCTTTAAAGCAACTCTGCTTGAAATTGCAATTTAATTGTAGTATTGGTGACTCTGGTTTGAAATCAGTAATGTGGTGTATACTGTGATGGATGGTTTTGCTTTCGTTTAGAGTAGCCTTGGAGAAGTCCTAGGTGGGAATGATATATAACTGTTATCTCgtataactttttttctttcatttatataaaaatgttatttgtattggCAATTTTTGGAGTGTAGAGGAATGTGGCAATTTAGTAGATGAAAGTATGAGTAGCTTAGCAGCCATAAGCCTGATACCATTTTAATAGTCATTGagtatttgtttgttttgattttctGTTCTGGGTAGATTTCATTTGCATATCATGGTTCAGTATCTTTTCCTAAATATGGTATTGTTATCTAAGATGCTAGGTTTTGTTGTTTTGCAAGTTCAAAAATCTTTTTCCTTTGCAGGATAATCTGGGTGGTTGATTACTGGAGCTTGTAAATTTATTACGTTTTTAGTATAAGTATGGAAAGAGGGGATATGCTTAAAGTATCTGGAGAGGAG
Protein-coding sequences here:
- the LOC123205934 gene encoding protein GAMETE EXPRESSED 3-like is translated as MASGRSAFRLSKPLIGEDGKIYACSEKTLFAFESNGSVAWSLDLDFKCNIGMAPVHGGKGKIYLVAEDRVIKVNFMKMGNSESAPQVFFGEGPGEEVAGEISGLAVSTFGSTVFINVKNRGLYAFMTSGEVLWSAGPKQFQSDYHQGCRKSVADCYFSSHPVIDECEANISNTQGELYSISFRSPHYNWVQDFSSFGKMLTITSGNNGCLYVTIPVKALVFALDASSGNVLWQRSIGPISSAEYAPVVDSNVFNEHSELIHHQLDLKLIDVTGWISVGSLDGFLYSFSPTGSLHKFSKSDTMDSVIQVSPLLDCSGYAVYISQTKMSGKFIHTNGEYTYVSTMKPESVVFSLMAPATGSVYWSEIYPDPKSKFSQRLMIAGEFSSLLSKSDLQRFDPDESLVLAFVTAAKTGNTLQCRTIGQKVAASCSQTRPKRPGIYIGNERAVVLFLFFESVVLLVLAVLVRFCCTFWRKKKLQGQNFGNFLDKRRSLQLKKKAFDRTITELEQKAVEEAVTGEVIEKLSSLVQERKGVERKLSTTYSLGRDTAGSYSKSLLPVYDAKTRSYSFQGAKKESVTIFHTLSDTSSGSTEIENSWDSEEDNNQVAANTNAKAKAPIEAESSSDDVVFMHHRISPSEPASSSRRFISPLFVEQEGEVVESMSMSSVLKRRKALSSTK